The following nucleotide sequence is from Psychroflexus torquis ATCC 700755.
TTTGTACAAAGAAGATTTCGAAAACTTCAAAGAAGCTCTAGAAGAAACTACAAACTATATTATTGATAAGAAAGGAGAAGAGGTGATCAGCGATCGTCACCAAAAAGATTTCACAAAACCTTCAGAAGATAATTCAGTGTCTTATGAAGAAGCTACTCCAAGTTCAAGTGCTACGGCATTCACTAACGTTAACTTTGACGACATTTAAAATTCAATTTTAAAATATGTAATACCAGAAAAGCCAGCTTTGTAAAGCTGGCTTTTCTGGTATTAAAAGTATTGACGTAAAAAGAAACCTTTAGAAATTATAGCAATTGACTAATACCAAATTAAATTTATAATGTCGTATAAATAAATTGAATTATATTTTTGATTGATCGAAGTTAAAAATATATATCATAGCCTTAGTTACGGTAATTATTTTTGATAAAAAGCAAGCGAAAAAAGCCTGTGCCGAATTCGTATCGGTAAAACGATTTATTGCGACATTATAGGTCTAATTTGGTATAAAAGCTAATCTGAAACTTTAAAGGTGATAGGCAAAGCAAAAATCACATCTACAGGTTTTCCTCTCTGTTTGCCAGGTTGCATTGTGGGTAATTTTTCGATAACACGTCGACTTTCTTCCTTCAATTTTGGGTGTGAAGCTCTGGCGTTAATAAATTCAGCTTCTCCATTAGCTTTTATTTTAAAAGAGGTATAAATTCTATTTATACCTGTCAAACCAAGATCTGAAGCTAAGCCCGTGTCAAATTCTTTATTTATAAAGGCTTTAAGTTGTTCACTCATACAAGCTTTCCGCTCAGTATTATCGGTATACTGTTCACATCCTGGGAAAATAGGAACATCTTCAATAAATTCAAATCCTATTTCTTTAATAGGTTCGTCTTCTATAGGTTCAAAATCATCAAAATCTAGAAGTCCAGGAATAAAAGTTGTCTTCTTTTGAATTGGCTTTTTTTCTGTTTTGGATTCTGGTTCTTTTTCATCAATAATGAAATCATCAACGTCTGGTTTTGGCCTTTTTATAGGTTTCAATACCTTTTCGGGTACTGTCACATTCGACATCTCTTCCACTTGAAGAAGTTGATAGGTAACCCTATCATTACTTGCTAGAAGCTGTGTTTCCGTTTTCCATTCTACAGAAATCAAGACCAGCAAAAGCACAGCAATCAGTCCGACTTGAAAGAAAATTAGCTTTTTATTATTTAAATTTTTGTGTGGATATTTTTTAGGTTTCATGGGGTATTCGTTTTAAAATTAAAGTGTAACCAAGTGAAAAACTTCAATCCTGTACTAGGGAATGAAGTCTTTAAAGTTCTAAACGAATTCGAAATAAACACTAGTAGTGAATTTATATAAAACAAGAATAATGCCAAAATCTTTAACACACTAAAGTCCACTAAGAAAGACTTTAAGGTGAGTTTTATAAATTCCTATAAAACTTATTGGAAACCCTTTATTGAATATTTTAATGCCTCACGACCACCCATCCGCATCACCATGATGCGACACAAAAAACAAGTAGGCATCTCGAATATAAACTTTGAACGTAGATTAATACCAAATTATATTTATAATGCCGTATAAATAAATTGAATTATTTTTTGATTGATTGATTGAAATCAAAAATAATTAGCATAGCCTTAGCTACGGTAATTATTTTTGATGAAAAGCAGGCGAAAAAAGCCTGTGCCGAATTCGTATCGGTAAAGCGACTTATTGCGACATTATAGGTCTAATTTGGTATAAGTAGCTTCAACTATTTCAACATATAATTTGAAGGATTACAGAACAATTCTACTTTCAGCAGGAAATAAGTTTTGTTATAGTATACATCATGGAAATACTAAAATTCAACCTTAGTAAGATTCATCTGAATCTAATTTTACTTTACCCCAAAACGTTCTATATACAAAATAACTATAAAGCAGAACCAAAGGTCCACCCACAGCGACAAAGCCCATCATGATTTTTAAGGTTTTTGTAGAGGCTGCTGCATTATATATAGTAATACTATGCTTCTCAACCCCACTAGAAAGAAGTAAACGTGGATAGAGTTCAAAAGCAACGAGAACTAGCAATAAAGCAATAGTAAGGCTCGTAAAAATAAAAGCCCAGCCGTATTGCTTCTTGCTAGCAAGCCTCGGAACGTTGGCTATGCTCAAAAACACGAGCAATGGAACGATAAATAAGGCTTTATTATCTTTAAATACTTGCGAAAGATGCTCTAGAAAGGTAAGACCATAAACAGTGGTGATCAAATAAGACATTATAAAAAAGACCATTCCCCATTTTAGAAAGCTTTGGATTCGATCATATAGTTTTCCTTCCGTTTTTAACAATAGATAAATAGCTCCGTGCATCATAAAAAGAGCTAAACTAGTAACCCCTACCAAAACGGAAAATGGATTTAGGAACTCAAAAAAGCCTCTTCCTGTATATTCATAATTATTATCCAAAGGCATACCGTTTAGGATATTCCCCAGCACTACCCCTAGTAAAAATGCCAACATGATACTAGAAATGGAATAACTCCAATCCCACATCTTCCTCCACCAAGACATGTCTTCCATATTCCTAAATTTGATGGAGATCCCTCTAAAAATGATACATAAAAGAAAAAGAATGAACGGTGTATACATAGCAGAAAATAAGGTGCCGTAAAACACTGGGAAACCTGCAAATAATGTACCTCCACCTATCACCAACCAGACTTCATTACCATGCCAAGTGGGATCAATTGCTTTTAGGGCTGTTTCTCTACTAGAATTCTTTCTGAAAAACATGTGCCAAGCACCAGCTCCAAAATCGAAGCCATCTAAAATGGCGTAACCAGAAAAGAGCCCTCCTACAACTAAAAACCACCACGTGGGATAATCTAAACCTAAAAACGTTTCCATAAACTTATTTATTATTTTGAAATGACATTTGAAATTTCTTTGTTTAGGCTAGTACTATCAAAATCTATTTCACTTTCAGGTCCGCTTTGGATTTTCTTATTCATAAGATAGACAAACAAGAGAAATAGGATAAAATACACGATAAAGAACAGAATGAGAGAAAATAAAACTTGGTTGGCTTGAACACTTTTAGAAAGAGCATCTGAAGTTCTTAACAAACCGTAGACTACCCATGGCTGACGTCCCATTTCAGCTGCAAACCATCCAAATTGATTTGCGATCTGAGGGAGTAAAGCTGTAAATACAAACGTCCATAAGAGCCATTTTTTATCAAAGAGCTTACCGCGTTTCCATCGCCAAACAGCAAATAAACTTAAGGCAATTAAAAACATTCCTATAGCAACCATTATATGATAAAACTGGAAAACAGCATTCACCTGAGAAGGTCGGTCTTCCTCAGGAAAAGCATTAAGACCTGTTATAGGAGTCGAAAAATCTTGGTGTATCATAAATGATAAACCTCCAGGAACTTTAAGCCCCGTCACTTCTTGGTTTTCTTTATCCACCCATCCAAAGAGATACAAATCGGCTGGTGCTTTTGCGTCAAAGTGCCCCTCCAGTGCTGCTAATTTTGCAGGTTGATTTTCAGAAACACCTTCTGCAGATTGATGGCCTGTAAACAACTGAGCTAGTGAACTAATTGTAGCTACGATAAGTGTTATTTTAAAGGCTTTCTTGGATAATACAACATATCGTCCTTTCAAAATATAATAAGCGTGAACACTTAAAATTAAAAAAGTCCCAGATAAAAAGGCTCCTAACCAAACATGGGTAAGTCGATCTACTGAAGATGGGTTGAAGACCATAGCCCAAAAGTCAACAATTTCTGCTCTGGCTCGCATGCCCTCGCCAACGATATGATAACCCGCCGGGGTTTGTTGCCAAGAGTTAGCTATGACAATCCAAACTGCAGAAAACATGGAACCTAGAAAAACTGCCAAAGTAGCTACTAAGTGGACCCATGGCTTAACTCTGTTCCAACCAAATAACAAAACTCCTAAAGCACTACTTTCTATGGCGAAAGCAAAAATTCCTTCAGCCGCAAGAGCACTTCCAAAAATATCTCCAACATACCGTGAGTAAGTAGCCCAATTGGTACCAAACTCAAACTCCATAACTATCCCTGTCACCACACCAACACCAAAAGTAATCGCAAAGATTTTGGTCCAAAATTTAGCTAATACTTCATATTCCTTTTTCTTGGTCCGAATATAAATACTTTCAAAAACAACCATAATAAGTCCAATTCCTATACTTAATGGCGGGTAGATATAGTGAAAAGCAATTGTAAAGGCAAATTGGATTCGAGATAGAATTTCTACATCCATAACTTTTTTTTTTTTTGCAAAGTTATAAAAAGGCATAAAAACGTTGTGTCATAAATGTTACGCAACAGATACTATGAGCGTTGAAAACACTTAAATTAAAAGCTTGATCGGCTATTAGAGTTAATCAAAATACCTAAGATTTCAGGGGTACCCTAAATAGAATTCAGAATAAGACTATAGTAACATTTAATAGACAAATGATTTTTATATTAAATCGAAAAATTTAACCTTATCCATACAAAAACTGATACATATCAGTTTTTGTATGGATAAGGTTAAGTAAAACAAACCCTCCTCATCAATATATAAAACTGATTTTGAGATACTTATGTACCTATTAAAGTAAAGGTTTAATTTTCTTATGACCTCAATCATATATTAAACAAGTCTTAAATTTTAGCTTTGTAGACGTATTTTAAATATGTAAAAAATGAAATCATTTACTAAAATCAGTTTTGTTTTTCTTATCAGCTTATTATTTGCCTGTGGAGGAAATGAAGAGAAGAAGGAAAACAAAAAAGTAAAAATTGGTCAACAACCAAAAACTGAAAAAAAAGCTAAACCTGCGAATAAATCAATCTCTACAACTTCAGCAGAAGAGGACTTGGCAAATTTGGGTATTGGTCCAATTAAATCTGTAGACATTGGAGAAGGCATAGATAAAAATCTTGCAAATCGGGGTAAAGAAGTTTTTGGGAATTTATGTACAGCTTGCCATAAGATGGAAAAAAAGTATGTAGGACCATCACTATCCGGGGTATCCGGAAGACGAAGCCCAGAATGGATCATGAATATGATTATGAATCCGGAGGAAATGATTAAAAAAGATCCAATTGCTAAACGTTTGATGATAGAAAACAACATGGCGGTAATGGCCAATCAAAATGTTTCAAAAGGGGATACCCGGGCTATTTTAGAATATTTTAGAGAGTATGACAAGAATAACTAAGCACAAATAAATATTTAAATTTTTAATCCTAATCCTATGAATATTCCATTTTTCTTAAAATCATCAGCATCTATTTTTTTGATGTTATGTCTACTAGGTTGCAATTCTTCAGAAAAAACTGAGAGTATAGACAAAACTACAGACGCTAAAGCAAACTTAAATGAAGTTT
It contains:
- a CDS encoding PUR family DNA/RNA-binding protein, with translation MSEQEPMKNEDIFSKVMRAGRRTYFFDVRSTKADDYYLTITESKKFTNDDGSFFYRKHKIYLYKEDFENFKEALEETTNYIIDKKGEEVISDRHQKDFTKPSEDNSVSYEEATPSSSATAFTNVNFDDI
- a CDS encoding cytochrome ubiquinol oxidase subunit I is translated as MDVEILSRIQFAFTIAFHYIYPPLSIGIGLIMVVFESIYIRTKKKEYEVLAKFWTKIFAITFGVGVVTGIVMEFEFGTNWATYSRYVGDIFGSALAAEGIFAFAIESSALGVLLFGWNRVKPWVHLVATLAVFLGSMFSAVWIVIANSWQQTPAGYHIVGEGMRARAEIVDFWAMVFNPSSVDRLTHVWLGAFLSGTFLILSVHAYYILKGRYVVLSKKAFKITLIVATISSLAQLFTGHQSAEGVSENQPAKLAALEGHFDAKAPADLYLFGWVDKENQEVTGLKVPGGLSFMIHQDFSTPITGLNAFPEEDRPSQVNAVFQFYHIMVAIGMFLIALSLFAVWRWKRGKLFDKKWLLWTFVFTALLPQIANQFGWFAAEMGRQPWVVYGLLRTSDALSKSVQANQVLFSLILFFIVYFILFLLFVYLMNKKIQSGPESEIDFDSTSLNKEISNVISK
- a CDS encoding energy transducer TonB → MKPKKYPHKNLNNKKLIFFQVGLIAVLLLVLISVEWKTETQLLASNDRVTYQLLQVEEMSNVTVPEKVLKPIKRPKPDVDDFIIDEKEPESKTEKKPIQKKTTFIPGLLDFDDFEPIEDEPIKEIGFEFIEDVPIFPGCEQYTDNTERKACMSEQLKAFINKEFDTGLASDLGLTGINRIYTSFKIKANGEAEFINARASHPKLKEESRRVIEKLPTMQPGKQRGKPVDVIFALPITFKVSD
- the cydB gene encoding cytochrome d ubiquinol oxidase subunit II, which translates into the protein METFLGLDYPTWWFLVVGGLFSGYAILDGFDFGAGAWHMFFRKNSSRETALKAIDPTWHGNEVWLVIGGGTLFAGFPVFYGTLFSAMYTPFILFLLCIIFRGISIKFRNMEDMSWWRKMWDWSYSISSIMLAFLLGVVLGNILNGMPLDNNYEYTGRGFFEFLNPFSVLVGVTSLALFMMHGAIYLLLKTEGKLYDRIQSFLKWGMVFFIMSYLITTVYGLTFLEHLSQVFKDNKALFIVPLLVFLSIANVPRLASKKQYGWAFIFTSLTIALLLVLVAFELYPRLLLSSGVEKHSITIYNAAASTKTLKIMMGFVAVGGPLVLLYSYFVYRTFWGKVKLDSDESY
- a CDS encoding c-type cytochrome: MKSFTKISFVFLISLLFACGGNEEKKENKKVKIGQQPKTEKKAKPANKSISTTSAEEDLANLGIGPIKSVDIGEGIDKNLANRGKEVFGNLCTACHKMEKKYVGPSLSGVSGRRSPEWIMNMIMNPEEMIKKDPIAKRLMIENNMAVMANQNVSKGDTRAILEYFREYDKNN